The genomic DNA AGAACCGCCGTATGCGGGCGGCGGCCCTTGTCGAGCGGATTGCCGCCGGTGGCGGCCGCACCACGGTCGTCATCGACACCGGTCCGGACTTCCGCGAGCAGATGCTGCTTGCCTCGGTAAAACGCATCGATGCGGTCGTCTATACACATCCGCATGCCGATCATATCCACGGCATCGACGACCTGCGCGGCTATGTGCACGAGCAGCGGCACCGTATCGATATCCATGCAGACGAGCCGACGATGGGACGGCTGCGCCAGGCGTTCGACTATTGCTTCGAGACGCCGCCCGGCAGTTCCTATCCGCCGATCGTCAAGCCGCATCTCATCAACCATGCCAGGCCAGTGGTAATCGAGGGCGAGGGGGGTCCCCTCACCCTTGAGCCGCTGCCGCAGATTCACGGCGATATCATCTCGTTGGGCTTTCGCGTCGGCGGCCTCGCCTATTGCCCTGATATCAGCGACTTCCCGGCTGCCACCGCGGAACGGCTGCGCGGCCTCGACACGCTCGTCATCGACGCGCTGCAGTACAACACCCATCCCAGCCATCTGTCGCTTGGCCAGGCGCTGGGCTGGATCGAGAAGCTGGCACCGAAAAACGCCGTGCTGACGCATATGCACGTGCCGCTCGACTACGCCGTGGTGATGGCCGAGACGCCGGGCCACGTGGTGCCGGCCTATGACGGCATGGTGATCGAAACTCCTTATGAGTCAGCGTCATAGAGACGCTTATTCATTTGGCCGTTTACTCGGCCAGGTAACAGCATCAACGGCGTTTCGAGCTGCTGCGAATGAAAGCTTGCGCCGGATGCCGGTTGACAGCCGATCGGGCGCCAAGCCCGACGCCCGATCGTCTTCAAGCATTTTTCGACCAGTCAGCGCCTTTGCCGTGGCGCAAAGCGACTGAAACTCCAGCAATTCCCAAGCCTACGCTGGGCCTGTCAGTTCCATAATCTATCTTATGCGACTTTTCGATGGAGCGGCGGCATATGCTTGTCGTCAGCCCCTTCAGCCTGCATCGCCCGGGATCGGGCCGGCAGACTGGTACGTGATCCCGTTCGGCCCCTTGCCGACAGCATAGGACGTCAGGACGGCCTGGTCCTTGACCGAGATCAGCGACACGGTGCCGTCGACGATGTTGGTCACGAGGACGAAGGCGTCGTTGCCGACAACGACTCCATGCGTTCCGGCACCGGTGTGGATCGTCTTGACGACCTTGCCGCTCGCGACGTCGATGACGGAGACCGTGTCGTTCGGCTTGGCCTCGGTACCCTGGTTGGCGACATAGACGAAGCGCCCTACCGGTTTTCGACCGACAGGGCGACGGCACCGTATCTGCGTTTATTTCTCATGGTCTTATCCTCGAAAGCGGTCCCGCGGAGTAGTCGACGACGGTCATCATGCCGGTCGCCATGTGATAGAGGTGATGGCAGTGGAACGCCCATGTCCCAGGGTTGGCGGCATCGAACGCCACCGTCACCTCGCGCATCGGCGGCACCCAGACGGTGTCGCGGACGGCTCCCGCGAAGCGGCGGCCGTCGACGGCGACCACCTGGAAATGGTGGCCGTGCAGGTGCATGGGATGGCCCATCATGCTGGTGTTGCGCAGCGTCAGTTCGATGCGCTCCCCCTTCCGCACCGGGATCGGCCGATGGTTGGCCCATGTCCTGCCGTTGATCGTCCAGGAGTAAGCCTGCATCGTGCCGCCGATCTCGATGGGCTGGTTCCGGTCCGCAGGCGTCACCGCCAGGGGCTTGGCGGCGACGAGACCGGACTCGAATGCAAGGTCGAGCGCGGTCGTGGCCTGTTCGCCAGCGGGCGCGATGCGCTTTACCGCGCCTCCCTTCGTTGCCAACACGAAGCCGGTGCGCTCGACACCGCCCTCGCGCAGCGCCAGGATCGGCCAGGCCCCCGTCTCGTCCGGAATGCGCAGCCGGATGTCGATGCGCTGGCCCATGGCGAGCGGAAAGCGGCGGCCGCGCACGGGAGCGACAGGATTCCCGTCGACGGCGATTGCCTCGCCTTCGATCGACCCGGTGTCGATCCAGAATGCCGTCGCGGTCGCTCCATTGATGAGCCGCAGCCGGACCGTGCCGTTCCGCTCGACTGCGAACACCTGCGGATCGTCCAACGTGCGGTCGTTCGCCAGGTAGGCGTCATACTCGATGTCGTTGGTGTCCATTGGCATGGCCATGCCCTGCCCGCTGGACATGCCTTGCATGTCCATGCCTGACATGCCCGACATCGAGTGACCGGCCATGCCATTGGTTCCCGATGCGGGCGCCGATCCGGTCAGGCCGGCCAGCAACTCCTCGGGCGTCTTGAAGCTGAAGTCGTGGAACAGCACCACCACGGGCTGCTCGTCCCTGCCCTCATCGGCCGGATCCGTGACGATCAGTGGCGCGGCAAGGAGTTGCTGTTCCTGCAGCGTGTGGGCGTGCATCCAATGAGTGCCGGGTGCGGCGACGGGGAAGCTGTAGTCGTGATTTTGGCCCGGCTGCAGCAACGGCTGCGGCAGATCCGGCACGCCGTCCTGCCCGAACGGCGGCGTCAGGCCGTGCCAATGGATCAAGGTTGGCGCGGCGAGCGCGTTTTCGAGCCGGACCTGGAAGCCGTCGGCTGCCGACATGGTAAGCCCATGCGTGCCATCGGGCTGGACGAGACCGAAGACCTTGGCGGCACGGCCGGCAACGTCGATGACGCGGGTATCGGCCCGGATGATTGTAGGCTTGGCCGCTCGCGCGGCATGAGCAGTGATCAGCGGCAGGATGACGCTCGCAGCGCCGGCAGCCGCCGTGGACGCCAGGAACTGGCGACGGGATATGGATTGCATTGTAAAGCTCTCATGTTTCGTGACTCGAGGCCGGATTGACCGGCGGCGAAGCGCGCGGACGCGAGGGTTCGTGCGCTCAGGCGATCACGGTGAGTTTTGGAGGGCGCAGACGAATCGGCACGTCTGCTGGAGAAGAAGCAAAGGGCGGCGCAGTCGCGACCGGCTGGGCGTGCGATGTCACCACGAATGCTTGAGCGTCAACTGGAACGCAGAAAGAGCAGCCCGAAGCGGCGGCAAAACATATTCCTTGATTATGCGTGTGCCCAACGCCATTGCACGGAGCGTGACGGCCATCATGCCGGATCGCTGCGGAGCCATGGTTATGCTGCGCTGACCACTGGATGCCATGCGGAGCAGCGACCGCGTTGACGTGGCCGTGAAGGACCGTGGTCAGCGCCATCAGCAACGCAAGACAGATGGCCACCCCACGCAACACTTCGAAGTCGAACGAATGTCGCATTGGGCCGCCCAGTTTTGATCGGATGATGCTCCGAACCAAATCCCTTCTTCCTGAATAGTGGGCCATTCTGCAACAATCATAACCTGAAGGAGCCAGCCGGAATTTGCGCTAAGTCAAAGAGGCCGAGCCCGGCCGCGATGTGCCTTCGCCGCCTGCCGCCGCTGATGGATCACTTCAGATCCGATAGCTCATTATCAAGGAACCAGAAATGTCGCCCCCTTTGCTGGATGCCGACAGCCGGTGGGATTGGTTCTGGGTGAGCGGAAGATGTTGTCGAAGGTCGTTGATCGGCGGATGACGCCCATCGCGATTTCTATTTTGCTGGCAACGCGACATTCGAACTTGGTTGCAACATCTGATGTAGCCACTCGCGAGGCGTGCGACCGGATCAGCTATTACCGAGTCGTTTGGGGGCCTGCTCGTCATTTCGGATCCGACCGGCCCGAATAGAGTCTGGCCAGACCGTATCGTTCGGGTGCATAGTCATTTCCAGGACTTCGCGGGCGGAATTGTCCGCAGCAATGATTATTGCCAGGTCCTGTCTCTCGTGCTGCATCCGTCCGCGATCCCGATGGGACCAGGCCACATGGAGGCGACCATGCTGGTAAAGGAAGCGATGACGGGGAAAGTGCGTTGGTACTCCCCCGATACACCGATACGGGAAGTCGCGCGCGTCATGCGCGATGAAGGTATCGGTTGCGTGCCGATCGGCGAAAATGATCGGCTCGTTGGCATGATCACGGATCGCGACATCACGTGCCGCGCCGTGGCCGCCGGCGAGAGCCTCGATAAATTGACATGCCGCGCGGTGATGTCGCCCGGCATATTCTTCTGTTTCGAGGATCAGACCCTGGAACAGGCGCTTGGGCAAATGCAGGAGCGTCAGGTGCATCACCTTCCGGTGCTCAACCGGCAGAAACGGATGACGGGCCTCATCTCGTTGGGTGATGTCGCGCTGAAGGCCGAAAGTGCGATCCTCGCGCCGCTTGCCAAAATCGCCGCACGCGACGCTGAACGGCACTTGCGGGCCGCCTGAGGTTTTCAGGGGCGCTTTGCGACGAATGGGTGGCATGCGTGAACGGAACCTGGCATGCCGCCCAAAATATCTGCGATCGCATTGCAAAGCTTGGCTTTCGTACCCCTGTCCGCGCGCTATGACAGCTTGTTCCCTCGGACTCGGATTACAATCAGGCGGCCTTGAGATCCTGCAACACCTTCTCGAAGGCGGCTTTGACCGGCTTGGAAACGTCGGTCGCCGCTTTTGTAGCGAGTTCCTGAAATTCCTTGGCTTGCTCGGCACCCATTTCCAGGCGCTTGCGCAGGAAGGTCGTCTGCAACTCAAAAACTTCCGGCAGCGACTTCGCACGGACCAGAGCTTCGGCGTGCGAGAAATCAGCTTCGGCATTGGCGCGCCACGCGGCGATCATCTTCAGCGACAGCTCGTTGCCGACCGATTTCGCGGTTTCGGCGGTCGACTCAAGCGCCTTCCGGGCGTCTTCAGCGCCCGATTGGAACTTTGCAAGAGCTTCTTTCGACTGCTCCACGCCCGTTTCGGCGACTGCACGAAGTTGATCGGTGGCCTTGCCAGCGTCGACTGCTGGAAATCCGGCGGTTTCGGTGGGTTTGTCGGTGGTCTTGGACATTTCCTATCCTCCGGTTGACGATGTGTCTCGCCCGCGCCCCAGAACAGCGAGAGCAGTATGTGGCAGTATTACCTGCAGTGCAACATTTTGTTGCAGCGCAATATATTTATATTTGAAACTGGGCTTTTCCTGCAGTCTTCAGAAGAAACAGGGCAGGAGGG from Mesorhizobium sp. M1E.F.Ca.ET.045.02.1.1 includes the following:
- a CDS encoding CBS domain-containing protein, whose protein sequence is MLVKEAMTGKVRWYSPDTPIREVARVMRDEGIGCVPIGENDRLVGMITDRDITCRAVAAGESLDKLTCRAVMSPGIFFCFEDQTLEQALGQMQERQVHHLPVLNRQKRMTGLISLGDVALKAESAILAPLAKIAARDAERHLRAA
- a CDS encoding MBL fold metallo-hydrolase, which encodes MGDRLRLTILGCGSSPGTPRITGDWGNCDPNNPKNRRMRAAALVERIAAGGGRTTVVIDTGPDFREQMLLASVKRIDAVVYTHPHADHIHGIDDLRGYVHEQRHRIDIHADEPTMGRLRQAFDYCFETPPGSSYPPIVKPHLINHARPVVIEGEGGPLTLEPLPQIHGDIISLGFRVGGLAYCPDISDFPAATAERLRGLDTLVIDALQYNTHPSHLSLGQALGWIEKLAPKNAVLTHMHVPLDYAVVMAETPGHVVPAYDGMVIETPYESAS
- a CDS encoding multicopper oxidase family protein, whose amino-acid sequence is MQSISRRQFLASTAAAGAASVILPLITAHAARAAKPTIIRADTRVIDVAGRAAKVFGLVQPDGTHGLTMSAADGFQVRLENALAAPTLIHWHGLTPPFGQDGVPDLPQPLLQPGQNHDYSFPVAAPGTHWMHAHTLQEQQLLAAPLIVTDPADEGRDEQPVVVLFHDFSFKTPEELLAGLTGSAPASGTNGMAGHSMSGMSGMDMQGMSSGQGMAMPMDTNDIEYDAYLANDRTLDDPQVFAVERNGTVRLRLINGATATAFWIDTGSIEGEAIAVDGNPVAPVRGRRFPLAMGQRIDIRLRIPDETGAWPILALREGGVERTGFVLATKGGAVKRIAPAGEQATTALDLAFESGLVAAKPLAVTPADRNQPIEIGGTMQAYSWTINGRTWANHRPIPVRKGERIELTLRNTSMMGHPMHLHGHHFQVVAVDGRRFAGAVRDTVWVPPMREVTVAFDAANPGTWAFHCHHLYHMATGMMTVVDYSAGPLSRIRP
- a CDS encoding phasin, which produces MSKTTDKPTETAGFPAVDAGKATDQLRAVAETGVEQSKEALAKFQSGAEDARKALESTAETAKSVGNELSLKMIAAWRANAEADFSHAEALVRAKSLPEVFELQTTFLRKRLEMGAEQAKEFQELATKAATDVSKPVKAAFEKVLQDLKAA